One Moorella sp. E308F DNA segment encodes these proteins:
- the cas5b gene encoding type I-B CRISPR-associated protein Cas5b, with translation MYATAGSSLQVLRLELEVPSAHFRVIHSNNPRKTYPLPPYSTVIGLLANILGDKEKIDVLLNDRLAMGILSDPKYVSWEYTWLRNMSAGAHKGRFASASNRQWQETTEHPGGQSPVKIEVLNDVEIYIYLYHDNLAVVDSILENVRLPEKWLSHLHLGRAEDWVMIKSARLTELRPLNTAFYFQAAGRFYQWMPKPDYAFGLRDLIDAAEYDAFYNKIHGTSVLVTSIYRVKPVKKADEEVMIRNFDHIPARLYRGQVPFLDNFTLPSLLVDPDLKAPVYMAVINPKPGRESGDELSAVG, from the coding sequence ATGTATGCAACAGCCGGTAGTTCTTTACAGGTTCTTCGTCTGGAATTGGAAGTACCCTCGGCCCATTTCCGGGTCATCCATAGCAACAATCCCCGGAAAACTTATCCTCTCCCCCCTTATTCTACGGTTATCGGCCTGCTGGCAAATATCCTTGGAGACAAGGAAAAAATCGATGTCCTGCTTAATGATCGACTGGCCATGGGAATTTTAAGCGACCCTAAGTATGTCTCTTGGGAATACACGTGGCTGCGCAATATGAGTGCCGGGGCCCATAAAGGGAGATTTGCTTCTGCCAGCAACCGTCAATGGCAGGAAACCACGGAACACCCCGGCGGCCAGAGTCCTGTTAAAATAGAAGTCTTAAATGATGTTGAGATTTATATCTATCTTTACCATGATAATTTGGCGGTGGTTGATTCTATCCTGGAAAACGTCCGCCTGCCGGAAAAATGGCTGAGCCACCTGCACCTGGGGCGGGCTGAAGATTGGGTCATGATTAAAAGCGCCAGGTTAACGGAGCTCCGGCCGTTAAATACCGCGTTTTATTTCCAGGCTGCCGGTAGGTTTTACCAGTGGATGCCGAAACCGGATTATGCTTTCGGTTTACGTGACCTGATAGACGCCGCCGAATATGATGCTTTTTATAATAAAATTCACGGCACTTCAGTTTTGGTAACTTCGATTTACCGCGTCAAACCTGTTAAAAAGGCCGATGAAGAGGTTATGATAAGAAACTTTGACCATATCCCTGCCCGCTTGTATCGCGGCCAGGTTCCTTTCCTGGATAACTTTACCCTACCCTCGCTGCTCGTTGATCCCGATTTGAAGGCACCGGTTTATATGGCAGTTATAAATCCAAAGCCGGGGAGGGAAAGCGGTGATGAACTCTCAGCAGTGGGCTAA